A region of Pyxidicoccus parkwaysis DNA encodes the following proteins:
- a CDS encoding LysR family transcriptional regulator: MDRLRAFEVFVTVVQRGSFVRAADALNTSAANVTRYVNELERHLGTRLLQRTSRRLSLTESGEALHERARTLLDDVAEAEALASASTVQARGRLRVNAPLSFGILHLAPLWPRFMALHPEVELEVSLSDRVVDLVEEGYDLAIRISRGGAAASQVTRRLSTSRNVVCAAPAYLKRHGRPGRLEDLDRHVCVSYSNSSMAEEWPLSDAAGTTRVVRMRSVMQANNGDTVRAAGLAGLGLIWQPTFLIGEDLRAGRLVRVLPEWSLPDIDILAVYPSRRHLSAKVRLMIDFLAEQFRGTPSWERALRE; the protein is encoded by the coding sequence ATGGACCGTCTGCGTGCCTTCGAAGTCTTCGTCACAGTGGTCCAGCGCGGCAGCTTCGTCCGCGCCGCGGATGCGCTGAACACGTCCGCCGCCAACGTCACCCGCTACGTCAACGAACTGGAGCGACATCTCGGCACCCGCCTGCTCCAGCGCACGTCGCGCCGGCTGTCCCTCACCGAGAGCGGCGAGGCCCTGCACGAGCGAGCACGCACCCTCCTCGACGACGTGGCCGAGGCCGAGGCACTGGCCTCCGCGAGCACCGTGCAGGCGCGCGGGCGGCTGCGCGTCAACGCGCCGTTGAGCTTCGGCATCCTCCACCTCGCCCCGCTCTGGCCGCGCTTCATGGCCCTTCATCCCGAGGTGGAGTTGGAGGTGTCTCTTTCAGACCGGGTCGTCGACCTCGTCGAGGAGGGCTATGACCTCGCCATCCGCATCTCGCGCGGAGGTGCCGCCGCGAGCCAGGTCACGCGCCGGCTCTCCACTTCGCGCAACGTGGTCTGCGCCGCGCCGGCCTATCTGAAGCGCCATGGCAGGCCTGGACGGCTGGAGGACCTCGACAGGCATGTCTGCGTTTCCTACAGCAACTCCTCGATGGCGGAGGAGTGGCCGCTCAGCGATGCGGCGGGCACCACGCGCGTCGTCCGAATGCGCAGCGTGATGCAGGCCAACAACGGCGACACCGTGCGTGCCGCGGGGCTGGCCGGACTCGGGCTCATCTGGCAGCCCACCTTCCTGATTGGCGAGGACCTCCGTGCGGGCCGCCTCGTCCGCGTGCTGCCGGAGTGGTCGCTCCCGGACATCGACATCCTCGCCGTCTATCCCAGCCGCCGGCATCTCAGCGCCAAGGTGCGCCTGATGATTGATTTCCTCGCCGAGCAGTTCCGGGGCACGCCCTCCTGGGAACGGGCGCTGCGTGAATGA